The proteins below are encoded in one region of Tolumonas auensis DSM 9187:
- the topA gene encoding type I DNA topoisomerase → MGKALVIVESPAKAKTINKYLGKDFIVKSSVGHVRDLPTSGSASTSANKEGVKKATKPSAADKAQKEYSSLVSRMGIDPEHGWKARYEILPGKEKVVAELRALAAQADIIYLATDLDREGEAIAWHLRELIGGDESRFKRVVFNEITKTAIQEAFSHPGLLNIERVNAQQARRFLDRVVGYMVSPLLWKKIARGLSAGRVQSVALRLIVEKERDIKAFVPEEYWDIHADTQTPTRETLRLQVTAQQGKTFDPKNEQQAMAAVQTLKNAAYQVRDREDKPTSSKPSAPFITSTLQQAASTRLSFGVKKTMMMAQRLYEAGHITYMRTDSTNLSQEAVVTVREYIEQQFGKKYLPKEPLTYGSKANAQEAHEAIRPSNVEVKADTLKDMEADAVRLYDLIWRQFVACQMTPAQYDTSTLTVTAADFELKAKGRILRFAGWTKALPPMGRKGDDIELPAVNAGDVLQLIKLDPKQHFTKPPARFTEAALVKELEKRGIGRPSTYASIISTIQDRGYVKVESRRFYAEKMGEIVTDRLVESFADLMSYDFTAQMENSLDNIAQGKLDWHKQLDEFYAEFKSDLQKAEGEAGGMRSNQMVLTDIDCPTCGRKMGIRTASTGVFLGCSGYALPPKERCKQTINLVPGDEYIAADSEDGEVDALLAMHRCKKCGTAMDSYVLDATRKIHICGNNPDCDGYEIETGQFRLKGYEGPVVECDRCGSDMQLKTGRFGKFMACTNAECKNTRKILKNGDVAPPKEDPVFLPELKCSKSDAHFVLRDGAAGLFMAASTFPKSRETRAPLVAELLRFKDRLAPKHQYLAEAPVADPEGNPTIVRFSRKTKEQYVASEVEGKATGWAAYYTNGRWQVSAGKGK, encoded by the coding sequence ATGGGCAAAGCACTGGTCATTGTAGAGTCCCCGGCAAAAGCCAAAACTATCAACAAATATCTGGGTAAAGACTTTATCGTCAAATCCAGTGTTGGTCATGTGAGAGATCTGCCTACGAGCGGTAGCGCATCTACATCAGCGAATAAAGAGGGTGTGAAGAAAGCGACAAAACCCAGTGCAGCGGATAAAGCGCAAAAAGAGTATTCATCGCTTGTCTCCCGCATGGGGATTGATCCTGAACATGGCTGGAAGGCACGTTATGAAATCCTTCCCGGCAAAGAAAAAGTGGTTGCCGAACTTCGCGCATTAGCCGCACAAGCCGACATCATCTATCTCGCAACCGACTTGGACAGAGAAGGGGAAGCCATTGCCTGGCATCTGCGTGAGCTGATCGGTGGTGATGAATCGCGCTTTAAGCGCGTCGTGTTTAATGAAATTACCAAAACAGCAATTCAGGAAGCATTCTCTCATCCCGGACTGCTGAATATTGAACGCGTCAATGCACAACAGGCCCGTCGTTTCCTCGACCGCGTTGTGGGTTACATGGTTTCTCCGCTGCTATGGAAAAAAATTGCACGCGGACTTTCTGCCGGGCGTGTTCAGTCTGTAGCACTGCGTTTGATTGTTGAAAAAGAGCGTGACATTAAAGCCTTTGTACCGGAAGAGTACTGGGATATTCACGCTGATACACAAACGCCAACGCGTGAAACACTACGACTGCAGGTTACTGCGCAGCAAGGCAAAACGTTCGATCCAAAGAACGAACAGCAAGCCATGGCGGCAGTGCAGACATTGAAAAATGCTGCCTATCAGGTGCGTGATCGCGAAGACAAACCGACCAGCAGTAAACCTTCGGCGCCATTTATCACATCGACCCTACAGCAGGCTGCCAGTACGCGCCTGAGCTTTGGTGTGAAAAAAACCATGATGATGGCGCAGCGTCTGTACGAAGCAGGGCACATTACCTACATGCGTACCGACTCCACGAACCTGAGTCAGGAAGCCGTCGTCACAGTCCGTGAATATATTGAACAGCAATTTGGCAAAAAATATCTGCCGAAAGAGCCGCTGACGTATGGTTCTAAAGCCAATGCGCAGGAAGCGCATGAAGCGATCCGTCCATCAAACGTTGAAGTGAAAGCGGATACGTTAAAAGATATGGAAGCAGATGCGGTTCGTTTGTATGACCTGATCTGGCGCCAGTTCGTCGCATGTCAGATGACACCGGCACAATACGACACCAGCACGCTGACAGTTACTGCGGCTGATTTTGAGCTCAAAGCCAAAGGTCGTATTCTGCGTTTCGCGGGCTGGACCAAAGCGTTACCGCCGATGGGACGCAAAGGGGACGATATTGAATTGCCTGCAGTGAATGCCGGCGATGTTCTCCAGTTGATCAAGCTGGATCCAAAACAGCACTTTACCAAACCGCCTGCGCGTTTCACCGAAGCTGCGCTGGTTAAAGAACTGGAAAAACGCGGTATTGGCCGTCCATCCACTTATGCATCGATCATTTCGACGATTCAGGATCGGGGCTATGTGAAGGTGGAATCCCGTCGTTTCTATGCAGAAAAGATGGGCGAGATCGTGACTGATCGTCTGGTGGAAAGTTTCGCTGATCTGATGAGTTATGATTTCACCGCGCAGATGGAAAACTCACTGGATAATATTGCACAGGGCAAGCTGGACTGGCATAAGCAGCTGGATGAGTTTTACGCTGAATTTAAATCTGATCTGCAAAAAGCCGAAGGCGAAGCCGGTGGCATGCGCAGCAATCAGATGGTGTTAACCGATATCGATTGTCCGACCTGTGGTCGTAAAATGGGTATCCGTACTGCATCTACCGGTGTATTCCTGGGTTGTTCCGGCTATGCCTTACCGCCTAAAGAGCGTTGCAAACAAACGATCAATCTGGTGCCGGGTGATGAATACATCGCTGCTGACTCAGAAGACGGTGAAGTGGATGCACTGCTTGCCATGCATCGCTGCAAGAAATGCGGCACAGCAATGGACTCCTATGTGCTGGATGCTACCCGGAAGATCCATATTTGCGGTAACAACCCGGATTGTGATGGTTATGAGATTGAAACCGGCCAATTCCGCCTGAAAGGCTATGAAGGCCCGGTAGTGGAATGCGATCGTTGCGGTTCAGACATGCAGCTGAAAACGGGTCGTTTTGGTAAGTTTATGGCCTGTACCAACGCTGAATGTAAGAACACCCGTAAGATCCTGAAAAACGGCGATGTGGCACCGCCGAAAGAAGATCCGGTGTTCCTGCCAGAATTGAAGTGCAGTAAATCAGATGCGCATTTTGTCTTGCGTGATGGTGCTGCCGGTTTGTTCATGGCCGCCAGCACATTCCCTAAATCACGTGAAACACGAGCGCCGCTGGTTGCTGAATTGCTTCGATTCAAAGATCGTCTGGCACCAAAACATCAGTATCTGGCGGAAGCACCTGTCGCTGATCCTGAAGGCAATCCAACCATTGTTCGTTTCAGCCGTAAAACCAAGGAGCAATATGTTGCTTCTGAAGTAGAAGGCAAAGCGACAGGCTGGGCGGCTTATTATACAAACGGCCGCTGGCAGGTTTCAGCCGGAAAGGGTAAATAA
- a CDS encoding CoA pyrophosphatase → MNRTDHFLSRFMLQKHHGEQSSKAPETRDAAVIIPLISRAEGWSVLFTQRSWQLRHHPGQVCFPGGRKDTSDTSLQMTGLRELEEELGIPSHQIQIIGELTGGQTLSGYHIHPYLARLHHPFTVSPAKAEVEAVFELPLELLLDTSNYQSLIIQRNNKPHKIIGLTVDNWFIWGATAKMLYQLAKQYG, encoded by the coding sequence ATGAACCGGACGGATCATTTTCTCAGCCGTTTTATGCTGCAAAAACATCACGGGGAACAAAGCAGCAAAGCACCGGAGACTCGTGATGCAGCAGTGATCATACCGCTTATCTCCCGGGCTGAAGGCTGGTCTGTTCTCTTCACGCAACGCAGCTGGCAGTTACGGCATCACCCCGGTCAAGTCTGTTTTCCCGGCGGCAGAAAAGATACCAGCGATACGTCACTGCAAATGACGGGTCTGAGAGAATTGGAAGAAGAGCTGGGGATCCCATCGCACCAGATCCAGATCATTGGTGAGCTGACCGGCGGGCAAACGCTCTCTGGCTATCACATCCACCCTTATCTTGCCCGGCTGCACCACCCCTTCACGGTCTCTCCCGCCAAAGCCGAAGTAGAAGCGGTATTTGAACTGCCGCTGGAATTGCTACTTGATACCAGTAACTACCAGTCGCTGATCATCCAGCGAAACAATAAACCACATAAAATAATCGGATTAACCGTTGATAACTGGTTTATCTGGGGGGCAACCGCAAAAATGCTCTATCAGCTGGCAAAACAGTATGGTTGA
- the pabB gene encoding aminodeoxychorismate synthase component I translates to MSSTFHLKTFPIQSTAQQIFSKIAHLPWAVLFESASADHIDSRFDIFSADPIATLQTVGAITAITEGEQTRQLTDAPLVLLKETLHRLLGSDATYTGELPFIGGAIGLLGYDLGRRIEKIPELALRDIDLPDLAVGIYDWAWIFDHHTQQAHFLVCGSEEQLEIRWQWWQQQTAGNSQPFRLTSDWQSNLSQQEYTDRFDAIQRYLRAGDCYQINLTQRFQAEYLGDEWQAYCQLSQMNQAPFSAFMRLPQAAILSLSPERFLALNQQQVETKPIKGTRPRFIDPIADQASIKELLQSPKDRAENLMIVDLLRNDIGRVCKPGTVRVPKLFDVESFKAVHHMVSTVTGTLADEYSATELLQACFPGGSITGAPKIRAMQIIEELEPHRRSAYCGSMFYLSRHGRMDSSITIRTLIAWQHQLYVWAGGGIVADSDAKAEYQETFDKLAKILPVLQKR, encoded by the coding sequence ATGTCTTCAACATTTCACCTAAAAACATTTCCGATTCAATCGACAGCGCAGCAGATATTCTCAAAAATTGCGCATCTGCCATGGGCAGTATTATTTGAGTCTGCCAGTGCAGATCATATAGATAGCCGGTTTGATATCTTTTCAGCTGACCCTATTGCTACGCTTCAGACTGTTGGCGCCATCACTGCTATAACGGAAGGTGAGCAAACACGCCAGTTGACGGACGCACCACTGGTGCTACTCAAAGAGACTTTGCACCGGTTGCTCGGTTCTGACGCAACTTACACTGGCGAGCTGCCCTTTATCGGTGGTGCTATCGGTCTGCTGGGGTATGATCTGGGGCGGAGGATTGAAAAAATTCCGGAACTGGCATTAAGAGATATCGATCTGCCGGATCTCGCCGTCGGAATTTATGACTGGGCCTGGATTTTCGATCATCACACGCAGCAGGCTCACTTTCTGGTCTGTGGTTCAGAAGAACAGTTGGAAATACGCTGGCAATGGTGGCAACAACAGACAGCCGGGAACAGCCAGCCATTCAGATTAACTTCGGACTGGCAGTCCAATTTGTCTCAGCAGGAATATACCGACCGCTTTGATGCTATTCAGCGTTATCTGCGGGCAGGTGATTGCTATCAGATCAATCTGACTCAGCGTTTTCAGGCGGAATATTTAGGCGATGAATGGCAAGCCTATTGTCAGTTATCGCAAATGAATCAGGCGCCTTTTTCAGCTTTTATGCGGTTACCTCAGGCCGCTATTCTCAGCTTGTCACCAGAGCGTTTTCTGGCGCTGAATCAGCAACAGGTTGAAACCAAACCCATCAAAGGTACCCGCCCCCGGTTTATTGATCCAATCGCCGATCAGGCCAGTATTAAAGAATTGCTGCAATCGCCAAAAGACAGAGCAGAAAATCTGATGATCGTTGATCTGCTGCGGAATGATATTGGCCGTGTTTGTAAACCCGGGACCGTGCGCGTACCCAAACTGTTTGATGTTGAGTCGTTCAAAGCGGTGCATCATATGGTTTCGACGGTTACCGGCACCCTGGCTGATGAATACAGTGCGACTGAATTACTGCAAGCCTGCTTTCCCGGCGGCTCCATTACCGGCGCACCCAAAATCAGAGCGATGCAGATTATTGAAGAGCTGGAACCACACCGGCGTTCTGCCTACTGTGGCAGTATGTTCTATCTCAGCCGCCATGGCCGTATGGATTCGAGCATTACCATTCGCACGCTGATTGCCTGGCAGCATCAGTTATATGTCTGGGCTGGTGGCGGCATCGTTGCTGATTCTGATGCAAAAGCTGAATATCAGGAGACGTTTGATAAGCTGGCGAAAATTTTGCCGGTACTGCAAAAGAGGTGA
- a CDS encoding sigma-54-dependent transcriptional regulator: MTMTNPLVYLVEDSEMLSMLYQDYLRAESYEIKAFRFGKEGLDALKEQPPQVLLLDLELPDMDGMELLRYVCEQGLPTSVVVITAHGSVDIAVEAMRHSAFDFLTKPFDGKRLCTTVRNAAKHQQLSSLVDTYRANYDLSGFGGFIGSSLSMQAVYRILESAAPSKATVFITGESGTGKEVCAETLHKISPRKDQPLVVLNCAAIPRDLIESEIFGHVKGAFTGALTDREGAAARANGGTLFLDEICEMELDLQAKLLRFIQTGTFQRVGGSKLESVDVRFVCATNRDPIAEVQAGRFREDLYYRLHVIPIALPPLRERGDDVLAIARRFLRQFAVEENKHFTDFSPESAQMLLNYEWPGNVRQLQNVVRNIVVLHDGERVVPSMFPPPLNTVPVTAPVPHTVLVAPVATTSSDAIRPMWLVEKETIENAIAACDGNIPQAAALLELSPSTIYRKRLAWQSA; encoded by the coding sequence ATAACAATGACAAATCCATTGGTATATCTGGTAGAGGACAGCGAAATGTTGTCCATGCTCTATCAGGATTATTTGCGTGCAGAATCCTATGAGATCAAGGCATTCCGCTTTGGGAAGGAAGGTCTGGATGCTTTGAAGGAACAGCCACCGCAGGTGTTGCTGTTAGATCTTGAACTACCGGATATGGATGGCATGGAATTGCTGCGTTATGTCTGCGAGCAAGGTCTGCCTACCAGTGTCGTGGTGATTACCGCCCATGGTTCAGTTGATATTGCTGTTGAAGCAATGCGGCACAGTGCGTTTGATTTTCTGACCAAACCATTTGATGGAAAACGGTTATGCACCACGGTGCGGAATGCCGCAAAACATCAGCAACTATCTTCATTAGTCGATACTTACCGTGCTAATTATGATTTGTCCGGCTTCGGTGGCTTCATTGGCAGCTCACTGTCAATGCAGGCGGTATATCGTATTCTGGAAAGTGCGGCACCCAGTAAAGCGACCGTTTTTATCACCGGGGAAAGTGGCACGGGGAAAGAAGTCTGTGCTGAAACTTTGCATAAAATCAGCCCACGTAAAGACCAGCCGCTGGTGGTACTGAATTGTGCAGCGATCCCCCGGGATTTGATTGAAAGTGAAATTTTTGGCCATGTAAAAGGCGCATTTACCGGTGCACTGACGGATCGGGAAGGGGCTGCGGCCCGCGCAAATGGCGGCACACTATTCCTGGATGAAATCTGTGAAATGGAATTGGATCTGCAGGCTAAATTGCTACGTTTTATTCAGACCGGCACTTTTCAGCGGGTTGGTGGCAGTAAGCTGGAAAGTGTGGATGTACGTTTTGTCTGCGCAACCAACCGTGATCCGATTGCTGAAGTTCAGGCCGGACGTTTCCGGGAAGACCTTTATTACCGTTTGCATGTCATTCCTATCGCACTGCCACCGTTACGCGAACGGGGTGACGATGTATTGGCAATTGCGCGACGTTTCCTTCGTCAGTTTGCGGTGGAAGAAAATAAACATTTTACCGATTTCAGTCCGGAATCAGCGCAAATGTTGCTGAATTATGAATGGCCGGGAAATGTCAGACAATTGCAGAATGTGGTCCGCAATATCGTGGTTTTACATGACGGTGAGAGAGTCGTGCCTTCCATGTTCCCGCCGCCACTGAACACGGTTCCGGTTACAGCGCCTGTCCCGCATACAGTATTGGTTGCTCCGGTTGCAACAACCAGCTCGGATGCTATTCGTCCGATGTGGCTGGTAGAAAAAGAAACGATCGAAAATGCGATTGCGGCATGTGACGGAAACATTCCTCAGGCGGCAGCATTACTTGAACTGAGCCCTTCTACCATCTATCGCAAACGGCTGGCCTGGCAGTCGGCCTGA